The DNA window AGCCGCCTGCTCCAGGGGGAGGTGGGGAGCGGCAAGACGGTGGTGGCCGCCATGGCCCTCATCCTGGCCTGGGCCAATGGCTGGCAGGGGGCGCTGATGGCCCCCACCGAGGTCCTGGCCGAGCAGCACCTCCACAGCATCGGCTCCCTCCTCTCCCGGGCGGGCGGGGAGGGAGGGGAGGGGTCCCTCCGCCGCTTTTCTCTCCCCTCCGGCCCCTTCACCATGGCCCTCCTCACCGGCAGCCTCTCCTCCAGGGAAAAAGAGGCCATCCGTGACCGGCTAGGCCGGGGGGAGATTGACATTGTCCTGGGCACCCACGCCCTCATCCAGAGGGACGTGGCCTTCCGCCGGCTGGGGCTGGTGGTGGTGGACGAACAGCACCGCTTTGGCGTCCTCCAGCGCTCCGCCCTCAAAGGGAAGGGGCTCTCCCCCCATGTCCTGGTGATGACCGCCACCCCCATCCCCCGGAGCCTGGCCCTCACCTTTTACGGGGACCTTGACCTCTCGGCCATTGACCAGCTCCCGCCAGGAAGGCAGGAGGTGAAGACTTCCTGCCTCGGGCCGGAGGAGCGTCCCCAGGCCTACGCTTTCATCCGCCGCCACATCGCCCAGGGGGAGCAGGCCTTCATCATCTGCCCCCTTATCGAGGAGTCGGAGGCCGTTTCCACCCCGGCGGCGGTAGTGGAGTATGAGAGGCTCTCACGGGAGGTCTTCCCCGACCTCCGCCTGGGCCTCCTCCACGGCAGGCTGGGGCTGGAGGAGAAAGAAGAGGTCATGCGTCGCTTCCGGCAGGGCAAGCTGGACATCCTGGTGGCCACCCCTGTGGTGGAGGTGGGGATAGATGTGCCCAACGCCACGGTGATGCTGGTGGAAGGGGCAGAGCGCTTCGGACTGGCCCAGCTCCACCAGTTCCGGGGGAGGGTGGGCAGGGGGGAAAAGCCGGGCTACTGCCTCCTCCTCTCCGTAAGCCCCAGCCCCGAGGCCCAGGAGAGGCTGAGGACTATTGAGAGGGTCCGGGACGGCTTTCTCCTGGCCGAAGAGGACCTCCGGCTGCGGGGCCCGGGGGAATTCTTCGGCACCCGCCAGAGCGGGCTCCCGGACCTGAGGATGGCCAGGCTCTCTGACCTGCCCCTGGTGGAGATGGCCCGAGAGAAGGCCCGGGCCCTCTTTTCCCGCCACCCCGCCCTGGAGCCCTACCCCCTCCTCCAGGAGGAACTGGCCCGGCGCTGGAAAGGTGCCGCCGAAACAGGATAGAATAGGGCGAAAAGGAAAGAGGGCTCTCAGTAGGCCCGAATAACCGCAGAAGGAGGTAGTATTCATGGACAAACTTTATGAACAATCAGAAACAGGTTGTTGCCCCAGATTCAATCCAGAGCCTTGGGATGAGAAAGAAGTAACCTGGCATGATAAGCTATTTATGAAGGACCAT is part of the Chloroflexota bacterium genome and encodes:
- the recG gene encoding ATP-dependent DNA helicase RecG codes for the protein MTLDLAALRKVLDLEKKKGFTDRAVIGGLDRYLRNWAVKADGLASPALFHRLEQLGLLEPRYSTWDQERRQPWVEEVLAFLEGLEKAPPSPAKPPSPPPRPRPRTPKPAPSLDSPLPGPPSLVGRLSEMGVRTVRDLLYFFPRRHLDYSQTKKVAELEVGKEQTVTALVWEARREYLGKKEGTEAIVGDDTGNIRVVWFNQPYLARSLKPNTYIVLSGRVDAFKERKVLENPAWEPLEEELVHTGRLVPVYPLTQGLRPRPVRKLVKEVADAWAPRLPDFLPPEMVQECQLMPLGEAIHQAHFPRDPQTFQQARQRLAFDELLLLQLGMLSRKKEWQDQPGPDFHPQPQALEAFLEGLPFALTAAQERAWEGIEADLLRPQPMSRLLQGEVGSGKTVVAAMALILAWANGWQGALMAPTEVLAEQHLHSIGSLLSRAGGEGGEGSLRRFSLPSGPFTMALLTGSLSSREKEAIRDRLGRGEIDIVLGTHALIQRDVAFRRLGLVVVDEQHRFGVLQRSALKGKGLSPHVLVMTATPIPRSLALTFYGDLDLSAIDQLPPGRQEVKTSCLGPEERPQAYAFIRRHIAQGEQAFIICPLIEESEAVSTPAAVVEYERLSREVFPDLRLGLLHGRLGLEEKEEVMRRFRQGKLDILVATPVVEVGIDVPNATVMLVEGAERFGLAQLHQFRGRVGRGEKPGYCLLLSVSPSPEAQERLRTIERVRDGFLLAEEDLRLRGPGEFFGTRQSGLPDLRMARLSDLPLVEMAREKARALFSRHPALEPYPLLQEELARRWKGAAETG